The Daucus carota subsp. sativus chromosome 2, DH1 v3.0, whole genome shotgun sequence genome includes a window with the following:
- the LOC108208873 gene encoding uncharacterized protein LOC108208873: MKAIVITSPGGAEVLKIQEVEEPQIGEDEVLVKVEATAVNRADTLQRQGGYPVPQGASPYLGLECSGTILSVGKNVTGWKIGDQVCALLSGGGYAEKVAIPAGQLLPIPHGVSLKDAASFPEVACTVWSTVFMTSKLSSGETFLIHGGSSGIGTFAIQIAKYLGVKVFVTAGNEEKLAVCKVLGADVCINYKTEDFVARVKEETGGKGVDVILDNVGGPYLQKNLDSLNIDGRLFIIGFMGGVSTQVNLVSMLAKRLTVQAAGLRGRSLENKALIVSEVQKNVWPAIAAGKVKPVVYKYLPLADAAEAHSIMESSIHIGKIMLVP, from the exons ATGAAAGCAATAGTAATAACAAGCCCAGGGGGAGCAGAAGTCTTGAAAATCCAAGAAGTAGAAGAACCCCAGATCGGAGAAGATGAAGTTTTGGTCAAAGTTGAAGCCACTGCCGTGAACAGAGCAGATACACTTCAGAGGCAAGGTGGTTATCCCGTACCTCAGGGTGCTAGTCCTTATCTGGGTCTTGAATGTTCTGgaactatcttgtctgttggcAAGAATGTTACTGGTTGGAAGATTGGTGATCag GTCTGTGCTCTCCTTAGTGGAGGAGGGTATGCTGAAAAAGTAGCTATACCAGCTGGACAGCTTCTTCCTATTCCACATGGTGTTTCTTTGAAAGATGCAGCTAGTTTTCCAGAGGTTGCTTGCACTGTTTGGTCAACAGTGTTTATGACAAGCAAGCTATCTTCAGGGGAGACATTCCTG ATACATGGAGGTTCTAGCGGAATTGGTACTTTTGCTATTCAAATTGCCAAGTACCTAGGAGTTAAAGTATTTGTCACAGCAG GAAATGAGGAGAAGTTAGCAGTTTGCAAGGTTCTGGGTGCTGATGTGTGCATTAATTACAAAACTGAAGACTTTGTTGCACGAGTCAAGGAAGAAACGGGAGGGAAAG GTGTTGATGTCATACTTGATAATGTTGGAGGACCATACTTGCAAAAAAATCTTGACAGCCTAAATATTGATGGGAGACTTTTCATTATCGGCTTTATGGGTGGAGTATCAACACAAGTAAACCTTGTTAGTATGTTGGCAAAACGCCTCACAGTTCAGG CTGCTGGTTTGAGAGGCCGAAGCTTAGAAAACAAAGCTCTGATTGTGAGTGAAGTGCAAAAGAACGTTTGGCCAGCAATAGCAGCTGGCAAGGTAAAACCCGTGGTCTATAAATACCTACCATTAGCTGATGCCGCAGAAGCTCACAGCATCATGGAAAGCAGCATTCATATTGGGAAGATAATGTTAGTTCCATAA
- the LOC108208871 gene encoding beta-galactosidase 6, whose translation MASNQSLALSLLVVVIFQVLWFENGISVKVSYDHKALIIDGKRRILQSGSVHYPRTTPEVWPEIIRKAKEGGLDVIESYVFWNYHEPVKGEYYFEGRFDLVRFIKTVHEAGLFVHLRIGPYACAEWNYGGFPLWLHFIPGIQFRTTNNLFKNEMKIFLAKIVDLMKEENLFASQGGPIILAQVENEYGNVEYAYGIGGELYVKWAAETAISLNTSVPWVMCAQEDAPDPVINTCNGCYCDDFTPNSPLKPKIWTENYSGWFLSFGYAVPYRPVEDLAFSVARFFEKGGTFQNYYMYFGGTNFGRTAGGPLIATSYDYDAPIDEYGFTRQPKYGHLRDLHLAIKHCEEFLVAADPKHQQLGTNLEAHVYYKTSNHCAAFLANYGSKSDATVRFKGRSYFLPAWSVSILPDCKNVIFNTAKIVSQTSLEFTPNRGLSECTIPSSAWSWYEEKVGVYGKDSFTTPSLLEQINVTKDTSDFLWYTTSVNVTDDDKYGETLEALLVIESLGHAALVFVNKKPVGFGFGNHDFASFILTKTVSLKSGSNTIDILSMMIGLQNYGPWFDIAAAGVFSVTLVGLENGKRDLSSTEWTYQVGLEGERLGLDNMSLANSSLWIQGSTVPKNKSLIWYKSTVLAPEGNGPISLNLSSMGKGQAWINGHGIGRYWSAYLSPSTGCTEKCDYRGTYDSFKCLKKCGEPAQTLYHIPRTWVHSGENLLVLHEELGGDPLKISLTTRTGQHLCGHVSDADHPSADSWKPNVDFQSLKPEVRLACDQGYTIVSIPFASYGTPEGVCGAFSHGSCHANILSTVQQLCIGKQKCSVPVSAATLGDPCPGMLKSLAVEAVCRA comes from the exons ATGGCAAGTAATCAAAGTTTGGCGCTGAGTTTGTTGGTGGTTGTGATTTTTCAAGTGTTATGGTTTGAAAATGGGATCTCAGTTAAAGTGAGTTATGATCATAAAGCACTGATTATTGATGGAAAAAGGAGGATTTTGCAGTCTGGATCTGTACATTATCCCCGGACCACACCTGAA GTGTGGCCTGAGATCATCCGGAAAGCCAAGGAAGGAGGATTGGATGTGATCGAGTCTTATGTTTTTTGGAATTATCATGAGCCTGTCAAGGGAGAG TACTACTTTGAAGGCAGGTTTGATCTGGTAAGGTTCATTAAGACAGTGCATGAAGCTGGCCTTTTCGTGCATCTGAGGATTGGCCCGTATGCTTGTGCTGAATGGAACTATGG AGGATTTCCACTTTGGTTACACTTTATTCCTGGAATCCAGTTTCGGACAACTAATAACCTTTTTAAG aatgaaatgaaaatatttCTTGCCAAAATTGTGGATTTAATGAAGGAGGAGAATCTTTTTGCATCTCAAGGTGGACCGATCATTCTTGCCCAG GTTGAAAATGAATATGGAAATGTTGAGTATGCTTATGGCATTGGTGGAGAATTATATGTCAAATGGGCTGCTGAAACTGCTATTAGTCTTAATACTAGTGTTCCTTGGGTGATGTGTGCTCAGGAAGATGCACCTGATCCAGTT ATAAATACATGCAATGGGTGTTACTGTGATGACTTCACTCCAAATTCTCCTTTAAAGCCAAAGATATGGACTGAAAACTATAGCGGATG GTTCCTTTCATTTGGTTACGCAGTTCCTTATCGTCCAGTTGAGGATCTGGCTTTCTCTGTTGCCCGTTTCTTTGAAAAAGGGGGAACCTTTCAGAACTATTATATG TATTTTGGTGGCACCAACTTTGGAAGAACAGCAGGAGGCCCTCTGATCGCGACAAGCTATGATTATGATGCTCCAATAGATGAGTATG GTTTCACTAGGCAACCAAAGTATGGTCACCTGCGAGACTTGCACCTAGCAATAAAGCACTGTGAAGAGTTTTTGGTAGCAGCAGATCCAAAACATCAGCAGCTTGGTACAAATCTGGAG GCACATGTCTACTACAAAACATCCAACCACTGTGCAGCTTTTCTTGCTAACTATGGTAGTAAATCAGATGCAACTGTTAGATTCAAAGGCAGATCCTACTTCCTTCCTGCTTGGTCTGTGAGCATTCTTCCAGATTGTAAGAATGTAATATTCAACACAGCAAAG ATTGTTTCTCAAACAAGTCTTGAATTTACTCCTAACCGTGGTCTAAGTGAGTGCACAATACCATCATCTGCGTGGAGCTGGTATGAAGAGAAAGTAGGTGTCTATGGTAAAGACTCATTTACAACACCAAGTTTACTAGAGCAAATCAATGTAACCAAGGATACGAGTGACTTTCTGTGGTATACAACAAG TGTGAATGTTACCGACGATGATAAGTATGGGGAAACACTGGAAGCACTTCTAGTCATTGAAAGCTTGGGACATGCAGCTCTTGTTTTTGTGAATAAGAAACCAGTAG GATTTGGTTTTGGTAATCACGATTTTGCAAGCTTCATACTCACCAAGACAGTCAGTCTAAAGTCTGGAAGTAATACAATTGACATTTTGAGTATGATGATTGGTTTACAG AACTATGGACCATGGTTCGACATTGCAGCAGCTGGAGTTTTTTCTGTAACTCTTGTTGGTCTGGAGAATGGCAAGAGAGATCTTTCTTCTACAGAATGGACTTACCAG GTAGGACTGGAAGGAGAACGTCTGGGACTCGATAACATGAGCCTTGCAAATAGTTCTCTATGGATTCAAGGAAGTACCGTGCCTAAAAACAAAAGTTTGATATGGTACAAG TCTACTGTCCTTGCTCCTGAAGGTAATGGCCCCATATCCCTGAATCTTTCTAGCATGGGAAAGGGTCAGGCATGGATCAATGGGCATGGCATAGGTCGATATTGGTCAGCCTATCTCTCACCATCAACTGGTTGCACTGAGAAATGTGATTACAGGGGAACCTATGATTCATTTAAATGTCTAAAGAAGTGTGGTGAACCTGCCCAAACCTT GTACCATATACCACGCACCTGGGTGCATTCAGGTGAGAACCTGCTTGTGCTCCATGAAGAGCTTGGTGGTGACCCTTTAAAAATCTCTTTGACGACACGAACTGGGCAGCACCTATGTGGACATGTATCAGATGCTGATCATCCATCAGCTGATTCCTGGAAACCAAATGTTGATTTTCAGTCTCTAAAGCCGGAAGTTCGGCTAGCTTGTGATCAAGGATATACTATTGTTTCTATTCCATTTGCTAGCTATGGAACTCCAGAAGGAGTTTGTGGGGCATTTAGTCATGGAAGTTGTCACGCTAACATTTTGTCGACTGTTCAGCAG CTTTGCATTGGAAAGCAAAAATGTTCTGTTCCTGTCTCTGCGGCTACTCTTGGGGACCCTTGTCCTGGAATGCTTAAAAGCTTAGCGGTTGAGGCTGTTTGTCGTGCTTAA
- the LOC108208874 gene encoding ribosomal RNA-processing protein 17, with amino-acid sequence MEESGVDEGGINPHIRANHIKKRALKNKSLSISFNEKDLTDYVTGFHKRKKKRRKEGQLQQQEAERRKRIEKRKQRKLERDFVQNGEAPPTTDEVPDEGEEENEEEEIDKIATVSGTTMYDNGDVKVVVTTSEINDDEEELKSEKMEGDVPRLTTGSKEKQHKIPVSKKKPFKRVERRKSRPKPQSKREKRKGKIQSTKR; translated from the exons ATGGAAGAAAGTGGAGTAGATGAAGGAGGAATAAACCCACACATAAGAGCTAATCATATCAAGAAAAGGGCTTTAAAGAACAAATCTCTATCTATTTCTTTTAATGAAAAAGATCTCAC TGATTATGTGACTGGGTTTCataagagaaagaagaagaggagaaaAGAAGGGCAGCTTCAACAGCAGGAAGCTGAGCGCCGAAAGCGTATCGAGAAACGGAAGCAG AGGAAGCTTGAAAGAGACTTTGTTCAAAATGGGGAAGCTCCACCAACCACTGATGAGGTACCCGATGAAGGGGAGGAGGAAAACGAGGAGGAAGAAATTGATAAAATTGCAACAGTTTCAG GCACAACAATGTATGATAATGGTGATGTAAAAGTGGTGGTCACGACAAGTGAAATAAATGACGATGAAGAGGAGCTTAAAAGTGAGAAGATGGAAGGTGATGTACCAAGGCTCACTACAGGATCCAAAGAGAAGCAACACAAAATTCCTGTGAGTAAGAAAAAACCTTTCAAAAGAGTTGAAAGAAGAAAATCTCGGCCAAAACCACAGAGTAAAAGAGAAAAGAGGAAGGGAAAGATTCAAAGTACCAAACGTTAA
- the LOC108208872 gene encoding calmodulin-binding protein 60 D isoform X2, whose amino-acid sequence MQTRYMERSNSIARGKRSLDPGSSGDDQPDKKRPALASVIVEALKMDSLQRLCSSLEPILRKVVSEEVERALVKLGPARLSGRASPKQITGPGESNLQLQFRSKLALPLFTGGKVEGEQGSAIHVILLDANTGHIVTSGPGSSAKLDIVVLEGDFNKEDDDGWTQEEFDSHVVKEREGKRPLLTGDVQVILREGVGTIGELTFTDNSSWIRSRKFRLGLKVAAGFCEGIRIREAKTDAFTVKDHRGELYKKHYPPALNDEVWRLEKIGKDGSFHRRLNKAGISTVEDFLRLVARDLQSLRNILGSGMSNKMWDVLLEHAKTCILTGKVYVYYPSDVRNIGVVFNNIYELSGLIVDNEFHSADSLSDSQKVYVDTLVKKAYDNWMHVVEYDGSSLLGPKVHGDSGSLGSGIRTGPYLGSTDHQLSLPTLPSFPVAVPPEQPSMNPGHVAGGGYDDNMMNRYPMELQNVHFNSPLQFNGPSFHLQSHLDSSSQQTQPPQIDNIMAPGPQQSSTSAFVTSETSNHNPYRGFEEFFSEDEIRMKSHQMLENEDMQHLLRVINMGGHGHVTDDGFPYPSVYTPNPSLNYNFHEDRTRSSGKAVVGWLKLKAALRWGIFIRKQAAERRAQIVELEDL is encoded by the exons ATGCAGACAAGGTACATGGAAAGATCAAACAGTATAGCTCGAGGTAAGCGCAGTTTGGATCCTGGTTCTAGTGGAGATGATCAGCCTGACAAAAAAAGACCCGCTTTGGCCAG TGTCATTGTTGAAGCTCTCAAAATGGATAGTTTGCAAAGGCTATGTTCTTCACTAGAGCCTATTCTTCGGAAagtt GTTAGTGAAGAAGTGGAACGTGCACTGGTAAAGCTTGGTCCTGCCAGACTTTCAGGGAG GGCTTCGCCAAAACAAATAACGGGGCCTGGTGAAAGTAATTTACAACTGCAGTTTAGGTCCAAGTTGGCTCTTCCTCTCTTTACAGGAGGCAAGGTAGAAGGGGAACAGGGTTCTGCCATACATGTTATCTTGCTTGATGCAAACACTGGTCATATTGTGACATCTGGTCCAGGGTCCTCCGCGAAACTAGACATAGTGGTGCTTGAAGGTGACTTTAACAAAGAAGACGATGATGGCTGGACTCAGGAAGAGTTTGATTCACATGTGGTGAAGGAGCGTGAAGGGAAAAGACCGCTTCTGACTGGAGACGTGCAGGTGATTCTTAGGGAAGGAGTAGGAACTATTGGTGAGCTGACATTTACAGACAACTCAAGCTGGATAAGGAGCAGAAAGTTCAGGCTAGGCCTGAAAGTAGCTGCAGGTTTTTGTGAGGGTATTCGAATACGCGAGGCAAAAACAGATGCCTTCACTGTTAAGGATCACAGAGGAGAAT TATATAAGAAGCATTATCCACCAGCACTAAATGATGAGGTTTGGAGATTGGAAAAGATTGGGAAAGATGGATCATTCCACAGAAGGCTTAATAAAGCTGGGATTTCTACAGTTGAGGACTTTTTACGACTCGTGGCAAGAGATTTGCAGAGCTTGCGGAAt ATACTGGGAAGTGGAATGTCCAATAAGATGTGGGATGTTCTCTTAGAGCATGCGAAGACTTGTATACTGACTGGCAAAGTTTATGTATACTATCCCTCTGatgttagaaatattggtgTTGTTTTCAACAATATCTATGAGTTGAGTGGCTTGATTGTTGATAATGAATTTCATTCAGCAGATTCTCTTTCTGACAGTCAGAAG GTATATGTAGATACCCTTGTGAAGAAGGCATATGACAACTGGATGCACGTGGTAGAATACGATGGAAGCTCTCTTCTAGGCCCTAAGGTACACGGAGATTCAGGTTCTTTGGGAAGTGGCATTAGGACAGGGCCATATCTCGGCTCTACTGATCATCAACTCAGTTTACCAACCTTACCAAGTTTTCCAGTTGCAGTTCCACCAGAGCAGCCTTCTATGAATCCTGGTCATGTAGCTGGAG GGGGTTATGATGATAATATGATGAACAGATATCCGATGGAGCTGCAGAACGTCCATTTCAATTCTCCTCTTCAATTTAATGGTCCTTCATTCCATCTTCAGAGCCATTTGGACAGTTCTTCACAACAAACTCAGCCACCACAGATTGATAACATAATGGCCCCTGGTCCACAACAATCATCTACATCAGCTTTTGTTACGTCAGAGACTTCAAACCACAATCCTTATCGTGGCTTTGAGGAGTTCTTCTCTGAGGATGAGATTCGCATGAAAAGTCATCAGATGCTTGAGAACGAAGACATGCAACATTTGCTTCGTGTAATCAACATGGGCGGGCACGGTCATGTAACTGACGATGGATTTCCCTATCCATCCGTTTACACGCCTAATCCATCTTTGAACTACAACTTTCATGAGGATCGAACACGTTCATCAGGAAAAGCAGTGGTTGGCTGGCTAAAACTGAAAGCAGCCCTGAGATGGGGGATCTTTATCAGAAAGCAAGCTGCTGAAAGAAGGGCTCAAATTGTTGAGTTGGAAGATTTATAG
- the LOC108208872 gene encoding calmodulin-binding protein 60 D isoform X1, with amino-acid sequence MQTRYMERSNSIARGKRSLDPGSSGDDQPDKKRPALASVIVEALKMDSLQRLCSSLEPILRKVVSEEVERALVKLGPARLSGRASPKQITGPGESNLQLQFRSKLALPLFTGGKVEGEQGSAIHVILLDANTGHIVTSGPGSSAKLDIVVLEGDFNKEDDDGWTQEEFDSHVVKEREGKRPLLTGDVQVILREGVGTIGELTFTDNSSWIRSRKFRLGLKVAAGFCEGIRIREAKTDAFTVKDHRGELYKKHYPPALNDEVWRLEKIGKDGSFHRRLNKAGISTVEDFLRLVARDLQSLRNILGSGMSNKMWDVLLEHAKTCILTGKVYVYYPSDVRNIGVVFNNIYELSGLIVDNEFHSADSLSDSQKVYVDTLVKKAYDNWMHVVEYDGSSLLGPKVHGDSGSLGSGIRTGPYLGSTDHQLSLPTLPSFPVAVPPEQPSMNPGHVAGDAYLRSLGGYDDNMMNRYPMELQNVHFNSPLQFNGPSFHLQSHLDSSSQQTQPPQIDNIMAPGPQQSSTSAFVTSETSNHNPYRGFEEFFSEDEIRMKSHQMLENEDMQHLLRVINMGGHGHVTDDGFPYPSVYTPNPSLNYNFHEDRTRSSGKAVVGWLKLKAALRWGIFIRKQAAERRAQIVELEDL; translated from the exons ATGCAGACAAGGTACATGGAAAGATCAAACAGTATAGCTCGAGGTAAGCGCAGTTTGGATCCTGGTTCTAGTGGAGATGATCAGCCTGACAAAAAAAGACCCGCTTTGGCCAG TGTCATTGTTGAAGCTCTCAAAATGGATAGTTTGCAAAGGCTATGTTCTTCACTAGAGCCTATTCTTCGGAAagtt GTTAGTGAAGAAGTGGAACGTGCACTGGTAAAGCTTGGTCCTGCCAGACTTTCAGGGAG GGCTTCGCCAAAACAAATAACGGGGCCTGGTGAAAGTAATTTACAACTGCAGTTTAGGTCCAAGTTGGCTCTTCCTCTCTTTACAGGAGGCAAGGTAGAAGGGGAACAGGGTTCTGCCATACATGTTATCTTGCTTGATGCAAACACTGGTCATATTGTGACATCTGGTCCAGGGTCCTCCGCGAAACTAGACATAGTGGTGCTTGAAGGTGACTTTAACAAAGAAGACGATGATGGCTGGACTCAGGAAGAGTTTGATTCACATGTGGTGAAGGAGCGTGAAGGGAAAAGACCGCTTCTGACTGGAGACGTGCAGGTGATTCTTAGGGAAGGAGTAGGAACTATTGGTGAGCTGACATTTACAGACAACTCAAGCTGGATAAGGAGCAGAAAGTTCAGGCTAGGCCTGAAAGTAGCTGCAGGTTTTTGTGAGGGTATTCGAATACGCGAGGCAAAAACAGATGCCTTCACTGTTAAGGATCACAGAGGAGAAT TATATAAGAAGCATTATCCACCAGCACTAAATGATGAGGTTTGGAGATTGGAAAAGATTGGGAAAGATGGATCATTCCACAGAAGGCTTAATAAAGCTGGGATTTCTACAGTTGAGGACTTTTTACGACTCGTGGCAAGAGATTTGCAGAGCTTGCGGAAt ATACTGGGAAGTGGAATGTCCAATAAGATGTGGGATGTTCTCTTAGAGCATGCGAAGACTTGTATACTGACTGGCAAAGTTTATGTATACTATCCCTCTGatgttagaaatattggtgTTGTTTTCAACAATATCTATGAGTTGAGTGGCTTGATTGTTGATAATGAATTTCATTCAGCAGATTCTCTTTCTGACAGTCAGAAG GTATATGTAGATACCCTTGTGAAGAAGGCATATGACAACTGGATGCACGTGGTAGAATACGATGGAAGCTCTCTTCTAGGCCCTAAGGTACACGGAGATTCAGGTTCTTTGGGAAGTGGCATTAGGACAGGGCCATATCTCGGCTCTACTGATCATCAACTCAGTTTACCAACCTTACCAAGTTTTCCAGTTGCAGTTCCACCAGAGCAGCCTTCTATGAATCCTGGTCATGTAGCTGGAG ATGCTTATCTTCGTTCACTAGGGGGTTATGATGATAATATGATGAACAGATATCCGATGGAGCTGCAGAACGTCCATTTCAATTCTCCTCTTCAATTTAATGGTCCTTCATTCCATCTTCAGAGCCATTTGGACAGTTCTTCACAACAAACTCAGCCACCACAGATTGATAACATAATGGCCCCTGGTCCACAACAATCATCTACATCAGCTTTTGTTACGTCAGAGACTTCAAACCACAATCCTTATCGTGGCTTTGAGGAGTTCTTCTCTGAGGATGAGATTCGCATGAAAAGTCATCAGATGCTTGAGAACGAAGACATGCAACATTTGCTTCGTGTAATCAACATGGGCGGGCACGGTCATGTAACTGACGATGGATTTCCCTATCCATCCGTTTACACGCCTAATCCATCTTTGAACTACAACTTTCATGAGGATCGAACACGTTCATCAGGAAAAGCAGTGGTTGGCTGGCTAAAACTGAAAGCAGCCCTGAGATGGGGGATCTTTATCAGAAAGCAAGCTGCTGAAAGAAGGGCTCAAATTGTTGAGTTGGAAGATTTATAG
- the LOC108206978 gene encoding bifunctional riboflavin kinase/FMN phosphatase-like yields the protein MSVGNPSKELVSCVILDLDGTLLNTDGIVSDVLKVYLVNHGRQWDGREAQKIVGKTLSEAAVVIIDDYGLSISADELISEITPILSDKWCNIKALSGASRLIKHFRVEGVQMALASNSPRANIESKISYQSGWKESFSVIIGGDEVTAGKPSPEMFLGAARKLNIDPSKCLVIEDSPTGVMAAKAARMKVVAVPSLQKQSHLYTAADEVFNSLLDLQPEKWGLPPFQDWIECTLPLEPWYIGGPVIKGFGRGSKILGIPTANISTKKYSAVLSEHPSGVYFGWAKLSERGIYKMVMSIGWNPYFSNTEKAIEPWLLHDFDEDFYGEELHLAIVGYIRPEANFSSVESLVEKIHQDRRIAEAALELPLYVKYKDDKYLRKPLNGENNHL from the exons ATGTCAGTTGGAAATCCTTCCAAGGAGTTGGTTTCTTGTGTCATTCTTGACTTGGATGGGACTCTTCTTAACACAG ATGGCATTGTTAGTGATGTTTTGAAAGTTTACTTGGTAAATCATGGGAGGCAGTGGGATGGGAGAGAAGCTCAAAAAATAGTTGGAAAGACGCTATCAGAAGCTGCAGTTGTAATTATAGACGATTATGGACTTTCAATATCTGCAGATGAATTAATATCAGAGATCACCCCAATTTTATCTGATAA ATGGTGCAATATCAAAGCTCTTTCGGGTGCCAGTCGGCTGATTAAACATTTTAGGGTTGAAGGTGTTCAAATGGCTTTGGCTTCAAACTCTCCTAGGGCAAACATTGAATCTAAAATCTCTTATCAATCAG GCTGGAAAGAATCCTTCTCTGTTATTATTGGTGGCGATGAAGTTACAGCAGGAAAGCCATCTCCTGAAAT GTTTCTTGGAGCAGCTAGAAAGCTTAATATTGACCCATCCAAGTGTCTTGTCATTGAAGATTCGCC AACCGGCGTTATGGCTGCTAAGGCTGCTAGAATGAAAGTGGTTGCTGTACCATCTCTTCAGAAGCAGTCCCATCTTTACACCGCAGCAGATGAGGTGTTCAATTCTCTTCTTGATTTGCAGCCTGAAAAGTGGGGCTTACCTCCATTTCAAGATT GGATAGAGTGTACATTACCGTTAGAACCTTGGTACATTGGTGGTCCAGTGATCAAAGGATTTGGGCGTGGATCAAAGATTCTTGGAATTCCTACAG CTAATATATCCACAAAAAAGTACTCGGCTGTTCTTTCAGAACATCCCTCAGGTGTTTATTTTGGTTGGGCTAAATTATCAGAAAGAGGTATTTACAAGATGGTCATGAGCATTGGCTGGAATCCTTATTTTAGTAACACAGAAAAGGCCATT GAGCCATGGTTGTTGCACGACTTCGATGAGGATTTCTATGGTGAGGAACTTCATCTCGCGATTGTTGGTTACATACGGCCTGAG GCCAATTTTTCATCTGTGGAGAGCTTGGTAGAGAAAATTCACCAGGACAGGAGAATCGCGGAAGCTGCTCTTGAGCTTCCATTGTATGTAAAGTACAAGGATGACAAATATCTGAGGAAACCTTTAAATGGAGAGAACAATCATTTATAA
- the LOC108206277 gene encoding uncharacterized protein LOC108206277 — MGEETEQQQLNQEDIEMAEEIKQETQQAEQSSYTWPVIRFDVSPYRTYNFYNQFRTNPSNPNNFLKGIRWSPDGSCFLISTDDNTFHAFNLPDNESSNYVNASEGNADSYNASLVLKEGEAIYDYCWYPFMSASDPVTCVFASTTRDHPIHLWDAASGQLRCTYRAFDAMDEITAAMSIGFNPAGTKIFAGYNKTIRIFDIHRPGRDCEQHSTHHKNKEGQSGIISAIAFSPTHTGMLATGSYNQTTAIYREDNMESLYVLHGQEGGVTHVQFSNDGNYLYTGGRKDPYIICWDIRNTVNILYKLYRSTETTNQRIQFDIEPSGRHLGTGGQDGLVHIYDLQTGQWVSSFQAASDTVSGFSFHPYLPMAASSSGHRRFWEHDDDEDNSNLSGEENCASVWSFSYYSAEDYDASTNSGDINEKPENELNGQPENESFP; from the exons ATGGGTGAAGAAACAGAGCAGCAGCAATTAAATCAAGAAGACATTGAGATGGCTGAAGAAATTAAACAAGAAACTCAACAAGCAGAGCAATCATCTTACACTTGGCCGGTGATTCGTTTCGATGTTTCACCCTATAGAACTTACAATTTCTACAATCAGTTTAGGACCAACCCTTCTAACCCTAACAACTTCCTCAAAGGCATTAGATG GTCTCCAGATGGGTCTTGCTTTCTTATTTCTACCGATGACAATACCTTTCATGCCTTCAATTT ACCAGACAATGAGAGTAGCAATTATGTGAATGCTTCTGAAGGGAATGCAG ATTCATATAATGCCAGCCTTGTTTTGAAAGAGGGTGAGGCTATATATGACTACTGCTGGTACCCGTTCATGTCTGCTTCAG ATCCTGTTACATGCGTATTTGCGAGCACTACTCGGGACCACCCTATACATCTTTGGGATGCTGCTTCAGGCCAG CTGCGCTGCACTTATAGGGCATTTGATGCTATGGATGAGATCACTGCTGCAATGTCTATTGGCTTCAACCCTGCTGGGACCAA GATTTTTGCCGGGTATAACAAAACCATTAGGATATTTGACATTCATCGTCCTGGTAGAGATTGTGAACAACATTCAACTCATCATAAAAATAAGGAAGGGCAATCAG GAATCATATCTGCAATAGCTTTTTCACCTACTCATACGGGAATGCTTGCAACTGGATCATATAATCAAACTACAGCAATATACAGGGAAGATAATATGGAATCTCTGTATGTCTTACATGGCCAAGAAGGTGGGGTAACACAT GTACAATTTTCAAATGATGGTAATTATTTGTACACAGGGGGTCGTAAG GATCCTTATATTATTTGCTGGGACATTCGCAACACTGTCAATATTCTTTACAA GTTGTACAGATCAACAGAAACTACTAATCAACGAATTCAGTTTGACATTGAGCCCTCTGGCCGACATCTCGGTACTGGTGGTCAG GACGGTTTAGTTCACATATATGATCTGCAAACAGGGCAATGGGTCTCAAGCTTCCAAGCAGCATCAG ACACTGTCAGTGGTTTCTCTTTCCATCCATATCTTCCAATGGCAGCTTCTTCATCAGGGCATCGAAGATTCTgggaacatgatgatgatgaagataattCGAACCTATCTG GTGAAGAAAATTGTGCTTCTGTATGGAGTTTCTCTTACTATTCAGCAGAGGATTACGATGCTAGCACCAACTCTGGAGATATAAATGAAAAACCTGAAAACGAATTAAATGGACAACCTGAAAATGAAAGCTTTCCTTGA